GGAGACATGGGTGGAATGAAAGCCTGAGGGTTAAGAGGCTGGTGAGCCAGACTCAGGCCTAGAAGAAGAGGACCTTCTTGTGCTTGGTGCTGGGCCTCTGCATCTTTTCGCCTAGCCTGCGAATGCAGGCTCCCTCACATGCTTGGGTTGGAGTGGGGGCGTCTCACTTCACTTCTCAAACAGGAACAGGGCCTCTTCCACCACCTCCCCCAAAGAAGACCTTGGCCATTCCAGACATGGCTATGATTACAATCAGGACACCGGCGTGCCAGCCACTGCCTGGTTCAGATGTTGGATAGTGGCCTTGGGGAAGGCTGAGTGGCGAAACACTTCGTAACAGTTCAGCTGCTCCCTCATAGCAGCCATGACGGTTCTCATCTTCTGGGCCTGCTCTTCTTCCACTTCCCATTGCCTGGCTTTCTTGCCCTCAGTGTCCACTTTTCGTCTCTTGGCCGCAAGGGGACATGAGGAGGAGCCTGCCTTTTCACCCGCCCTTGGCTGCGGGCAGTCCTGACGCCTGAGCTCCCCACCTTCTCTGTCAGAAGACTCCCTGGCTTCCCGGGCTGGGTCCTGTAGCAGGACACGGCCTGGGTGGCTGGGGTCCAAGCCTGGGGGCACGCCTGGTGCTTCCCAGACGCGCTGGCCTTCTCCATCCCAGCGCTGGTACCAAGTCCCCTACCTCAGAAAGCTCGGACCCTGGGTCCTCCCTGAGGCAAAATCAGCGGGAAAGAAAcgccctcagcctcagcatcCACAGAGGAAGGATCCGCCTGAGACATGCCTGGGCCCAGGCCCTGTATGTAAGAGTCTTGGCGAAGGGGGGCAGTGGGGAAGGTCCCTGAAGCCAAGCCCACCCGAAAGTCGGGTAATCCCCTCAGCCAACCCTGCACAGCGGGGAAATGGGCCCCTCCTACTGCCCCAGGTAAGGGGCGGGGCCAGGGTGTGCGGCCCTGGGCGGCAGGGGGCCAGCCCCGGCAGTCTCCTAGGATTCCTCCTGCCTCAGAGTTTCTGAACCCTTCAACTTGGGCCACGATGGAAATCTAGACATGTCCTCAGAAGACCTATCTCTCAAAGCTGCCTTTGAAAGCTTTCCAGCAGGCAGCCCCAAAGCCCAAATCCTCTCTCCCCTGCTCCTCAAACAGGCTGGCTGGCTTGTGGGGTGATGGCGAATCCAGAAAGCCCAGAGAGTTCACTACTCTGGGAGACTTTCCTGCCATTCCAGGGTGGCCCCAGACCATCCTCTCCCCGATGGCACAGACATGAAGATAGGGCGGCGGGCCTATGGGGGAGGCTTCCACCTTGCTCTGGAAATGGTCTTCAATTTGCCCAGGGGAAAACGCAATCagtgccccctccctcttccatcccccctcccctcccctctcaacACCCTCCTGCTTCTTTCCCTCTTATTTCTCCACACCAGCCACACAAATCCACTCCCCGCCCAGGAGAACCTTCCCCTACCATCCTCATCAAGTCATCCAACCCAGAAATAgggtggttgtgtgtgtggggggggggggggggggggagggggcgggggcggtacAGACGTTCACTTCAGGAAGAAGCCACCTCTACACATCCTCTTCCTGCAAGGTCCATTACTTCCATGAGGAATCACCCTCCCTGAGCTCTATTCCCTGGAGTTTTCCACAAAGCCTCCCTAGTCGAGGCACGCATCCCCCAATAGAGCCAGGCCGGGAAGGAATGGGCTGTCTCTGACCTCCACCTGCTCTCTGCTCTGCCTGGTCCACCCTTCCTCTGTCAGAATCCTTGACCTCGGTAGAGGTTTTCAGGGTCACCAGGGCTTAAGTCTCTCCCCAGTGTCCCTATCCTGGGACGGCTGAGATCTGTGGCCATTTCCCCGTTGGTTCCTTTCCCGTAGTAAGTATGCCTTTGGAGTTCAATCTGCCCTTCCGGGCTTGACCTGATGACTCACTTCCTTTGAGTGTGGACGGTACTAGTCCTGCTTAAGCAGTTGCCATGCACGATCCATTCACCTTTCATCCCCAGGCTTCAAGGGCGTTTGGTTGCTGCTGACTTCCAGcactttggaaggcagattcgaGGTAAGACTCCTGTGTGCACATCATGTCCTGTGGGCCCACACACTGTACCCCCATTTGAGAGAAACTCAAGGTAGAAGGGTCCCCATGAGAATGAAGACGCCAAGGGAATGAAGGTCCATGGGGCCCTGACTTTCTGATTGGCCATCCACCGAAGACAGGAGGCTTTCTTCCAGATATGAACTCCTGGACTCCGTCTCTTGACTTGGAATGACCTGGGGCATGAGCTAGGCCCGCCGGCCCAATGGAGCAACCACGTGTGGACAGGACAGAGGCTTGCCTCTCCCTGGATCTACCTGGGAGAGCTTCGCTGCTTCCTCACCTTTCTGGTGCAAGGCTCTTAGCTCTGGTTCTTCGCAAGAAGGTCTTGATCCAGTCGCCTAGCCCCGCCTGCCCAAATGTGATCAGGAATTGGTGAGTGGGAGACTTGGTCAGAGGCTGGGATCTCaaccccccaccctcaccccacccatGGAAGGATTCTGTGAGGTTTCCTTTCAGGACTGCGGATGGCTCGGGGATCCCATCCCCTGGCCTTTGAAGGCTGAGACAGCCCCGGGCGCCTGGGAGACAATCCATTACTTCCAGAGGCCTAGGCTTCCTCTTGCCCACGGCCAGACGTGGTTGGCTGAAAGGCACTGAAGCGCACTGGCATCTCTCTGCGTGAGAGATCGTTGTCTGGTGTCCTCTGGGAAGGCCTTGCCTCCGCGGAGCAACACCAAGGCTTCGCTCCCGCAGTGACTTTGAAATAATCCCCTGGGCTTCCGGCTCCTGGATGGCGTATCACAGAGGTGCTCATATGTCAGCTGGATGGCTTTACTAGAATTCCCTGAGTGAACCCACCAGGGCCTGGTGTTCCCGGTCAGGCATGGCTACAGTGTATGGATTCAGCTTCTCTGGCAGACAGGCAGGGGTCTGTTCTCACAGGTGAGTTGTGGCAGGTCGTGTCTCTCAAAGAATTAGACTTTGGGTCTCAGGTCTCTCCCCAGTATGCCTCCGGGCGAGAAACGCTTCTGTGTGTCACCGGTCTTTTCAAAGGAACAGCTCTCGAGTTGTGCTGGATGTCTTCTCTCCCCTTTGTGGCAGTTGATCCATCCTGGTGAAATCCCATCCTGGTGGCAATGTCCACGGGATGCAGGAGCTGCCTcggggatggggcaggggtgTCGTATGGGGAACGTAGTGGAAGAAAGCCTGAGGGTTAAGAGGCTGGTCGGCCGCAGGGCCAGGTTGCTCAGGAACAGGCCCTTCCGGGCTCAGGCCTATAAGAAGAGGATCTTGCGCTTAGTGCTAGGCATCTGCCCCTTTTCGCGTAGCCTGCGAACAGCCTCCCTCAGATGCTTGGGTTGGAGTGGGGGCTTCTCGCCCCACTTCTGACAAATGTCTAGGGCTTCTTCCACCACCTGCCCGACAAAGACCTTGGCCATTCCGGACATGGCAATGACCACGTTCTGGGATACCGGCGTGCCGGCCACGGCCTGGATCAGGCGTTTGATGGTGGATTTGGGGAAGGCTGAGCGGCGAAACACTTCGTAACGGTTCAGCTGCTCCTCAGTCATAGCAGCCACGAGGGTTCTCATCTTCTGGGCCTCCTCTTCATCCACTTCCCGTTGCCTGCCTCTCTTGCCCTTGGTGTTCACTTTCCATCTCTTGGCCACAGGGGGACGTGAAGAGGAGTCTGCCTCTTCACCTGCCCTTGGCTGTGGGCAGCCCGGACGCGCGGGCTCACTGCCTTCCTCGTCAGAGGCTTCCCTGGCTTTCTGGGCTGGGTCCCACGGCAGGATGCAGCCTGGGTTGCTGGGTTCCGGTCCCAGGGGCATGCCTGGTGCCTCCCACGACACACCCAGGTTCGGACCTTGGTCCGGGAGCCACGCCCTGGTCTTGTCCATCCTGGCGCTGGATCAAAGACTCTAGCTCAGAAAGCTAGAGTCCTGGGCCCTTCCTGCTGCAGAGTCCGAGGCAGAGAAACGCTCTCAGCTGCAAT
The nucleotide sequence above comes from Budorcas taxicolor isolate Tak-1 chromosome 20, Takin1.1, whole genome shotgun sequence. Encoded proteins:
- the LOC128066031 gene encoding transcription initiation factor TFIID subunit 11-like, coding for MDKTRAWLPDQGPNLGVSWEAPGMPLGPEPSNPGCILPWDPAQKAREASDEEGSEPARPGCPQPRAGEEADSSSRPPVAKRWKVNTKGKRGRQREVDEEEAQKMRTLVAAMTEEQLNRYEVFRRSAFPKSTIKRLIQAVAGTPVSQNVVIAMSGMAKVFVGQVVEEALDICQKWGEKPPLQPKHLREAVRRLREKGQMPSTKRKILFL